GAAGACCACCAAAAAATACCCACGCGGCTACGCAAGCAACTGATGATAAATAGTAACGTCGATCACTCACTGACACTGATCATGTAACCGGTGATGAGATTTTGGTGCTTAGCCGGACAGTGGCAGACCAGACTCAGTGGTGGCCGTGgtatccaccaccgccgccgccgccataggtgGGCGTGGGAGGGACGGGGTGGTAGTCCGGGTGGGGCTGCGGCTTGGGCTCGGGTTTGGGCACGGGGCCGTAGTCCGGGTGGGGCTGgggcttgggctccggcttgggcagCACGGGCTTCTTGTGGTGGAAGTGCTCGATGATGTGCTTCTTGATCGGCCCGCACAGGGTCATGGACGCGCACTCAGGCGACGCCGCGGACGGCGTGGCAGTGTTGGCGCCGGCCATGATGCCGAAGGTGGTGCCCTCGGACACCGGCACGATCTTGGATGGCTCCTGGCCGGAGCACGGCGCGTTGGAGGCAGCGCTGTGGAGCTGCGAGACGCAGTCGGCGCCATGGAGGT
This is a stretch of genomic DNA from Triticum aestivum cultivar Chinese Spring unplaced genomic scaffold, IWGSC CS RefSeq v2.1 scaffold96682, whole genome shotgun sequence. It encodes these proteins:
- the LOC123178600 gene encoding proline-rich protein 4-like, with translation MAVSRALVLGVLLAIAVANAEAASVVVGQVKCTDCTRKNLKAEEAFKGLQVAIKCKNVHRDYESKAVGALDCTGAFSVPLAADLHGADCVSQLHSAASNAPCSGQEPSKIVPVSEGTTFGIMAGANTATPSAASPECASMTLCGPIKKHIIEHFHHKKPVLPKPEPKPQPHPDYGPVPKPEPKPQPHPDYHPVPPTPTYGGGGGGGYHGHH